DNA from Fusarium falciforme chromosome 7, complete sequence:
tcctcaaggccaacgtCGGCGTGGACCACTCCCAGACCGGCCAGCCAGGGAACCTTTGGGTGTCACTAGAAGGATCGGCCAAGGTGAAGCCAAACGAGATGGCCAACGCTAAGCTCAATATCATCGCCACCTTAAACCTCGAACTTCCGGGCGTCTTTCTCTCCGGGCTCCAACAGCAGTTGAAGCTGCGAGGCAAGGCGGCGTCTGTCGTGTTCAATCTGGTTTTCGAATTTTCCATCGGCTGGCCAGACCGGAAGAGGCTTCAACGTCACCTTTACAGGAAATGCCGACGCTCTAGGTCAACCCATCAATTTGTTCACTGTGGCGGTCAATCTGAGTCCTTAAGAGCTGGATTCCGTCCAGAAGGTTGTCGAGCAGGCGGTGCAGCAGTTCATCAAAGTGTTCCCTGAGCAGCTTATCAGGGATTTGCTCGGAAAAGATCTAAATGGCGTCGCAGACTTCTTGAAAGAGAAGTTAGATGATGATCTAGGCAAGAACCTCCTCTCGGCAATACCTATGCTTGGTAATATGAAGCCCCAGGAAATTGTCAAGCATCAACAGTGTTCTCCGGGTTGGTGGAGGCGCCGCCGTGAATGGCTTAGAGAAGGGGGCAGGGCTTTCCCTATCCCCAGAAGAGGTCAGGATTTATCGTCTTGATGAGAATGGCaacgagctcgaggagaatATCGCGCCGTTTACTCTGAGCGCACCGACCAAAACGCTAGTTACgatggctgaggaggagcttgggCGAGGACTAGAGGAGGACGATGCAGTAGCCTCTGCCGGTGTATGTCGGGTAGGGGTTGAGCAAGAAGGCGAGACGATCATCCAGGAGTGGACACAGCAGCAGGTGGACGAGTACGTACGGCTGCAGACTCTCTCTCCTTGAAGTCTCCTTGGAGGTTTTTACGGTTGAGGAAGTCTTCGATGCAGCTAGAGGTCTCTTTGAGGACCTCTCGGACGAACAAGTGCTTGAGTATATGGTTGAGGCCAACACTAATGACGAGATCGTACACTCGATCCAATCTCTGGGGTAGATTACATAGGCTGAATTCATGGTTTCATATTGAACATACGGTCAAACATAGAAGTCGACatgatataaaaaatacgcCGTAGTGAACTATGGTGGTATAATCTATTGCTGCCTGTGAACGTCTTGATATTATTATCCTTTGCCCCTCGCAAACTTTAGGGTTAGAGAGGAGATAGCATCCTCTCGGCTCCCAAGACAAGGGAACTCTCTAACAAACACTAACTAGACCCAGACCTTGTATCACTCGGTATTGTCAAATACTGTACCACATATTTTGGGGTTACATCTGGTGGATATCGTCGCAATTGATGAGCCTTGATACAGCCCTATGAGATCAACTGAGAGCAGGAAAACTACTGCAACTAGCATGAGTCGACACCAGCCAGCTGGAGAAGTTGACTCTAGCCTCTGATTGGGGGTTCTGGACAGAACCACTGAAGGTTCACCGCAATTTCCATGGCCTATAATGGTAATACTATCAATTCAGTTACATTAACAATATGTACATATCGTAAAGGATCCCCAAACCCAAGGTCTTGACTCCCGGTAACTACAAACGCTTTTCTCCTCCCAAGAAGCGACACCAAAGACACCATGACATCTGCACAAAGGAAAAAGCCAGCCTCACGAGtaagccatccatccatgccaaGGGTTTTTGGACCTCTCGATCCTTGAAGCGCTCATGTAGGCAGTACCCTGCAGACGATCCTGAAACTCCTTGAACTTTTTCGTAGGCGCCCTCTTCTCGAATAAAATATCCAACTCGAGATATGACAGTGACTTGCACTCGGGTAGTCTCAGGTAAGCCCATATCAGGCACAGGAGGGTGGTGCCAATGTACACGAAACACACCCTGCCCTTGAGGTTCCATGCTGTTGGGCTCAGCATTTGTGGGACCACGACGTTGTTGAGCATCATGAAGATGTTGTAGGTTACTCTTGCGAGTGCGACTGTTTTGACGCGTAGTCTTGTTGAGGGGATTTCGGCAACCAGGACATAACAAACAGGACCGATGGTGATATTGTAAGTGAAAGTCATGGCAATGATGATACCGCCCAAAATCCAGTTGGTCACGCcagtcgaggccaaggcaatTGACGAAATTCCACCGACAGTCAAGAAGCCAAGGGCGCATGACAGGCCAGTGAGATAAAGCTTGCGTCGGCCGACGAAAGAGAGAAAGATCCAAGAAATCATACCCCCCAGGATACCCATACCGTACATGCCAGTCGACAGCGTGAAAGAGTGTGCGGCATTGAATCCTGCCTGGGTAAGGAAGTAGGCCCCGTACGAGGTCAACGTAGAGCCGCAGAGGGCCTGGCAGGCCCAGACAGCGCAGGCAATCTCGGTCCTACGACGATTCGCGCCTTTGAAGCAGTCTCTATAGCTTGCTCCTCCGTAATTGTACTTGTTTTCAAGCTGGTTCGTATGTTccatgacgacgatggtgTCTTCGATGTTAAGATTATGGCCGTTGGTAAGTCGTTTTAGGGCCTTGCGAGCTTCGTCCGGTCGTTCGTGGCGGATAAGCCACCCTGTCAAAGTCAGTTAAAACGTCTCAAAAAGGCATTGAAGGTAGGGTACTTACAGGGACTGTTAGGGCAAAAGCACACGCCAATGATGAGAGGCACGGCAATAGCCCATTGAATCGCAAACGGCAGTCGATAAGACCACTCAGTTTCATCGTCGACAAAGATGCGAAGAACACCCATTGCGGCAAACTGCCCAATCAACCAGCACATGTTGACATTGCTGAGCAGAATGGCTCTCAAGGTTGATGGGACGACCTCGGCGGCGTAGGTGGCGGCGAGAGTCTGGATAACACCCCAAGGGAAGCCTGGCACTGTCAGTTTCTCAATCCATTAGAATGCAATACGCGATGATACATACCACAAAGCGCCTGTCCAACTGCAAGCATGGCGATGCTATTGGCAAAGAAGGAAGCAAAAATTGCAATCATGAGCCAAATCATGCAAAGGACCAACATCTTCCGATACCCAATGAGATATGTGATGTAACCATGGGCAAGGAGACCAACGATTTCGCAAGCAATGGCGGCGTTCTGCAGTCCCATCTGCCACGTTGGCGAAATCTCGTAGTCCTGCGTGACGGTTGGATCGTCAATGTTTGTTATTGGAGTTCCATACCTCCTGCGAAAGGGCGGAAATGCGATGAAGCCTTGTATCAGCGACTTGTCAAAGGcctccatgatgatggtgcaGAACAACATCAGAGACCACGCTACAGCCTTGGGGTACTGGCGACAGCATCCCCAGAATGTAACTTGGCGTTCTTTCTGCAGTGTCCTGCGGACGTGGTCTGGGATGTCGTTGGAGCTAACAGAGGTTCGACCCGGGCCTCCCATATCGACGGCCGTGGCCCAAGCTCTCGACCGCGGGGATACAGATACAGGTTCTGAAACAACCTCCTGGTCCTTTGCCGACGCTTGCTCGCTGTGGGTTTCTACAAGGGCGATCTCGTCGCGACTGTCATCGCCCTTGTGACCTCGGCCAATGAATGTGAGCATTATTCATGGAAAGATAATGATGGAATAAACGTGTAAAGAAATGCAGAAGCGTGGAACAGTGTAACATTCATTGAGTAGTCCTGAGCACGGAGCACGGGTGATCACTGccttaagatatctagggtcCCTGACTGGGGGTACAGAAACATTGCCTCGGGTCGGGGCATCGTGCGATGCTTGTCACCCGGAACGACTGCATGGGCTGTCACTCCAGCTTTGAGGGGAAGCCTGGAGAAGCGGCGTGCTTGGCGTCAGGGGCCGACATTCCCCTTACAGCAACATTTTGGTAAGTTAATTTCCACTGAACACATTCGGCGAAAGTAATTATGCAACCTCTTAATCTGACACATCACAGGCAACATCAGGAACAAGAATAAAGGCGTGTGACCCCGACTTCGCTTGGAGATCGGCCCGTGACAAGCGGGTAAGCGATCGGTTTGGGGTAAGGCTTGACATGTCAGATGCAGGTCCAGGGGTAGTTGAAACACAAATTTTGCCCCGATCTGTTAGTTCTAAGTGTGACTCGGGCCGACATTGCGACCCGGATGTCGGAATACTACGCCACATCCTTCGGGATATTTAACAGCCACCCGCATTATTGCAGTCTTTTTGCTCTCGACTTTCCCAAGCAGGTGTCACATGGTGCGGCCCGGTCAAGGGATACATAATGGCAATGCTTTTCCGAGCAGCCACCTCCAGACACGATTGGGTTGTCGGATATGAGATCCATACTTCAGTTAGTTACGGTATTGGTAGGATTCGAGGTACTACACCAGTAGTATCACTTTTGACTGCACAACCCCCACAACCCGTGGCAAATTGGCCAACATTAATGCTGATGCCTCCCTATTCCTCGGCTTACTGTCTGTTTATGGGTTACTCTCCATGCCTACATGACAATAGTCCAGCCTTCGATCAACCTCCTGCATTGGCGGCACCCAAATGGGGGTGGTTGCTCTCCCTCTCACTGTTGGTTGTCGTGACACATTTCCAAAAGCACATCAGCCATAATAAGAATGATCGCAGCTATTGACATAGGTCGGCTAGCCCCGTAGGAGGCTCCCAAATTCTACTTGCTCTGCAAATGGCTGACAGAGAGGCAGAGAGGCAAGCGAGTCAAGGAACAGACAGAACACCAGGACCTTGGCTTGTCCTTCCCTAAGGGTAGGTATAAAGCAAAATAAAAGGttctaatatcttaattaaagtatgatattactttatatatttatacaaATTTAACCCTAAATTTTACTAAGAATTCGTCCAGATCTTTGCCGTCCTGGTGTCCCGTTTATTATGTCTTGACCTCCGTGAGGGAGGAGGGTACAGAGAAAAAAGTGGGTGTGCAGGGTAAGTTCATGGTTCTTAGGCACGTGACTGCGCGATGCCAAGTTTTACCGCGGGGTCGCTCCCCCAGGCATCACTCTCCAACATGAGCAACCCTTAACACAATTAAGCCCTATAGCGTTCGACACCGTGGCCTCACCATGTTCAAGAAGAAACCCGAGATCAAGAACCTGGCGCCCTTGCGCTCCTCAGACCGTCGCAAGCTCGCTGATCAGATCATTCGCGACTATCAGATTCCGGTCCCTCAGTCATCAGCTGAGGATGATACGTCATCAGGCGCACAACAAACGCTCTCTTCTCTACGCAACTCTCTCCTCCCAGAGTCTACCTCCTCTGCGCGGTTTACGACATCCTCTGGACCTAACCTGGCTCAAATAAGTGGCACCATCTATGTTGGTGCATCCCCCGGGCAGGATGAGAGGATACTTTGGTTCCAGCTTGGGAAGAACCCAAAGCTAATTCCGACCGTTTATACACTCTGGCATAACCCCAATATTGTGCCGCTGCTACACACACCGGACTTTGTCGTTGAAGAGAAGCTCACCCATGGCTCCGACTTGATGATACCTGGCCTCATCAAGGCACCCAGCGTTGAGTGGGACTCGAGGGCGAAAATAGGTTCcgtcgtcgctgtcgctgGTATGCAGAAGGATACGGTGCCTTTGTGGATTGGAACATGTCAGGTCGACATATGCAACCTACCACCGAGCGTCAGAGGGCAGAAGGGTGTTGCGGTAAAAGCACTGCACTGGGCAGGGGACGAAgtttggagctggaggccaCTGGGAAGTGGAGGACAGGCTCCGCCGGAAAGCATCGAGGGTTGGCCAGGTTTGACAGCACAGCTTGTCGAAGGAGTTGAACAGCTGTCCGTGGAGGACAACGAGAACGACGGACATGAAGCGGACGACGGAGCACCAGTTGAGGAAAGCCCCAAGGACGACAGGGAGAcagcagaggaggaagagtaTGAACCCACGACAAAGGAGATCGACGAGGCATTCCAAAAAGCCTTCCTCTACGCTATCCACAAAGCCAAGGCGGAAAACTCAGGCCCCAAGTTTGGCTTTGTGTTCCCTATCCAACCCTCGTttctcatctccaacatGATCCAGCCATATCTCCGATCCCAGAATCCACAGTACtacatcatcaagaagacgTCGTGGAAGAATGCCAAGAAATTCATCAAGCATCTGGACAAGCTGGGCTTGGTCAAGTCTAAGGACAGGAATGGTGGAGAGACGGTTATTCTCGacatcgactttgacgacgaGCTTGTCACTGGATTCAGGCCTTACAATTTGCCGAAGCCTAAGCCAGCGGGCTCTGAACCAACAAAGACGGGAGAGCAGAGCAGTGGACAAGCCTCGTCCTCTGCCGATGTGTCTTTGGGACAGACAATCACGATCCAAAACGTCTACCGCTTGTCCC
Protein-coding regions in this window:
- a CDS encoding MFS domain-containing protein, with protein sequence MLTFIGRGHKGDDSRDEIALVETHSEQASAKDQEVVSEPVSVSPRSRAWATAVDMGGPGRTSVSSNDIPDHVRRTLQKERQVTFWGCCRQYPKAVAWSLMLFCTIIMEAFDKSLIQGFIAFPPFRRRYGTPITNIDDPTVTQDYEISPTWQMGLQNAAIACEIVGLLAHGYITYLIGYRKMLVLCMIWLMIAIFASFFANSIAMLAVGQALCGFPWGVIQTLAATYAAEVVPSTLRAILLSNVNMCWLIGQFAAMGVLRIFVDDETEWSYRLPFAIQWAIAVPLIIGVCFCPNSPWWLIRHERPDEARKALKRLTNGHNLNIEDTIVVMEHTNQLENKYNYGGASYRDCFKGANRRRTEIACAVWACQALCGSTLTSYGAYFLTQAGFNAAHSFTLSTGMYGMGILGGMISWIFLSFVGRRKLYLTGLSCALGFLTVGGISSIALASTGVTNWILGGIIIAMTFTYNITIGPVCYVLVAEIPSTRLRVKTVALARVTYNIFMMLNNVVVPQMLSPTAWNLKGRVCFVYIGTTLLCLIWAYLRLPECKSLSYLELDILFEKRAPTKKFKEFQDRLQGTAYMSASRIERSKNPWHGWMAYS
- a CDS encoding Translation machinery-associated protein 22, which codes for MFKKKPEIKNLAPLRSSDRRKLADQIIRDYQIPVPQSSAEDDTSSGAQQTLSSLRNSLLPESTSSARFTTSSGPNLAQISGTIYVGASPGQDERILWFQLGKNPKLIPTVYTLWHNPNIVPLLHTPDFVVEEKLTHGSDLMIPGLIKAPSVEWDSRAKIGSVVAVAGMQKDTVPLWIGTCQVDICNLPPSVRGQKGVAVKALHWAGDEVWSWRPLGSGGQAPPESIEGWPGLTAQLVEGVEQLSVEDNENDGHEADDGAPVEESPKDDRETAEEEEYEPTTKEIDEAFQKAFLYAIHKAKAENSGPKFGFVFPIQPSFLISNMIQPYLRSQNPQYYIIKKTSWKNAKKFIKHLDKLGLVKSKDRNGGETVILDIDFDDELVTGFRPYNLPKPKPAGSEPTKTGEQSSGQASSSADVSLGQTITIQNVYRLSPKLVPTLLPSKTEFYTAQQVSAALKSYIEQRPELGGQGSSTIKLDPFLANNILGSNPSHDDSQALASGRISRSALQKRVLEDSHLCQPFYVIKRKDSASEQKPKAGHPPHVLVTIEKRTGTKVVTKISNLEPFFIDPQLLAPELQKKCAGSASVGQASGSKPGLLEIVVQGDQRKILVGEILPKRGIDAKWVDVVDKTKAKKKK